A genomic segment from Glycine max cultivar Williams 82 chromosome 1, Glycine_max_v4.0, whole genome shotgun sequence encodes:
- the LOC100785185 gene encoding EPIDERMAL PATTERNING FACTOR-like protein 2: protein MGRDHHLVVCGQRLSFLSISLCFLIISSWTQMGLVTEGRKTPKQNGFYQAVHDDKAMVRAQIGSRPPKCERRCRSCGHCEAIQVPTNPQAQNGKINSSTVSTIAFTMGEGGSNYKPMSWKCKCGNRIFNP from the exons ATGGGGCGTGATCATCACCTTGTTGTTTGTGGCCAAAGACTCAGTTTTCTTAGCATTTCTCTTTGCTTTCTGATAATTTCAAGTTGGACCCAGATGGGACTTGTTACTGAAG GTAGAAAGACTCCCAAACAGAATGGTTTCTATCAG GCAGTACATGATGATAAGGCAATGGTGAGGGCACAAATAGGGTCAAGGCCACCAAAATGTGAGAGAAGGTGCCGGTCTTGTGGACACTGTGAGGCCATTCAGGTACCTACAAATCCTCAAGCGCAGAACGGGAAGATCAACTCTTCAACTGTGTCTACTATTGCTTTTACAATGGGAGAAGGTGGCTCTAACTACAAGCCTATGAGTTGGAAGTGCAAATGTGGGAACCGGATTTTCAACCCCTAA
- the LOC100785725 gene encoding cysteine desulfurase, mitochondrial — protein sequence MTSKLIASNLRHQITKSAQNLRRQLLSTAAAAAVPEHDGNNSNSLGMTMKGVRISGRPLYLDVQATSPVDPRVLDAMLPFYISRYGNPHSRTHFYGWESDEAVEHARAQVASLIGASPKEIVFTSGATESNNISVKGVMHFYKDKKRHVITTQTEHKCVLDSCRHLQQEGFDVTYLPVESDGLIDLDKLRAAIRPDTGLVSVMAVNNEIGVVQPMERIGRICKEFNVPFHTDAAQALGKIPIDVEKWNVSLMSLSGHKIYGPKGVGALYMRRRPRIRVEPQMNGGGQERGIRSGTVPTPLVVGMGSACEVAKNEMEYDEKRISALQQRLLNGIREKLDGVVVNGSLERRYVGNLNLSFAYVEGESLLMGLKEVAVSSGSACTSASLEPSYVLRALGVEEDMAHTSIRFGIGRFTTEAEIDRAVELTVQQVEKLREMSPLYEMVKEGINIKDIQWAQH from the coding sequence ATGACCTCTAAGCTAATTGCTTCCAATCTCCGTCACCAAATCACAAAATCAGCCCAAAACCTCCGCCGCCAGCTCCTATCcacggcggcggcggcggcagTGCCGGAACACGATGGGAACAACTCCAACTCTTTGGGAATGACGATGAAGGGCGTTCGAATCTCCGGAAGACCCCTTTACCTGGACGTGCAGGCAACATCTCCGGTGGACCCGCGCGTACTTGACGCGATGCTCCCTTTCTACATCTCTCGCTACGGAAACCCTCACTCTCGCACCCACTTCTACGGCTGGGAATCCGACGAGGCCGTGGAGCACGCGCGCGCTCAGGTCGCTTCCCTCATCGGCGCTTCCCCCAAGGAGATAGTCTTCACCTCCGGCGCCACCGAGTCCAACAACATCTCCGTCAAGGGCGTCATGCACTTCTACAAGGACAAGAAGCGCCACGTCATAACCACGCAAACGGAGCACAAGTGCGTCCTCGACTCCTGCCGCCACCTTCAGCAGGAGGGTTTCGATGTTACCTATCTTCCCGTTGAATCTGACGGGTTGATTGATTTGGATAAGCTTAGGGCTGCGATTAGGCCTGATACCGGTCTCGTTTCGGTTATGGCGGTGAACAATGAAATTGGAGTGGTTCAACCGATGGAGAGAATTGGGAGGATTTGCAAGGAGTTTAATGTGCCTTTCCACACTGATGCAGCTCAGGCTTTGGGGAAGATTCCCATTGATGTGGAGAAGTGGAATGTGAGTTTGATGTCATTGAGTGGGCATAAGATTTATGGCCCTAAGGGGGTTGGGGCTTTGTATATGCGTAGGAGGCCCAGGATTAGGGTTGAGCCTCAGATGAATGGGGGTGGGCAAGAGAGGGGAATTAGGAGTGGGACTGTTCCCACTCCTTTGGTTGTGGGGATGGGTTCCGCGTGTGAGGTGGCGAAGAACGAGATGGAGTATGATGAGAAGAGGATTTCTGCTTTGCAGCAGAGGCTGCTTAATGGGATTAGAGAGAAGCTTGATGGGGTGGTGGTGAATGGGAGCTTGGAGAGGCGCTATGTGGGGAATTTGAATTTGTCATTTGCTTATGTTGAAGGGGAGAGCTTGCTCATGGGTTTGAAGGAGGTGGCTGTGTCCAGTGGCAGTGCCTGCACTAGTGCTAGTTTGGAGCCTTCGTATGTGTTGAGGGCGTTGGGAGTTGAGGAGGACATGGCTCACACTTCTATTAGGTTTGGAATTGGGAGGTTCACTACAGAGGCCGAGATTGATAGGGCGGTTGAGCTCACCGTTCAGCAGGTGGAGAAGTTGAGGGAAATGAGTCCGCTTTATGAAATGGTCAAGGAAGGGATCAACATCAAGGATATTCAATGGGCACAACACTGA
- the LOC102669011 gene encoding uncharacterized protein, whose product MAMATGTLDHKAKSKPPRPKKRICFSFAAYASDLLNCLKASKVVIDEGLSDAEFSNIESKLKFSFPPDLRAILQQGLPVSQGFPNWRSSSTQQLQILLNLPASSILRRVSNGPFWPPSWGPAPPDPTRLIARLLHDAPPLVPIYRHCYIPSSPDAAGNPVFYVDNEGDVRLLSFDVAGFFREFLARGPEEPVWAAKEARRVRFWSEVANGRCGGWWWWGGEKGELGGCLERLVWKLREGGWTEEEIGEMMAVEEENKLKFNDKEAMAWHVRVLSLVLLRGGWNREDVVYSLGVVAHQDQLNAF is encoded by the coding sequence ATGGCCATGGCCACGGGCACCCTTGACCACAAAGCGAAATCGAAACCTCCAAGGCCGAAGAAGcgaatatgtttttcattcgcAGCGTACGCCAGCGACCTCCTTAATTGCCTCAAAGCCTCGAAGGTGGTAATCGACGAAGGACTCTCCGACGCAGAATTCTCAAACATCGAATCCAAATTGAAATTCTCCTTCCCACCGGACCTACGCGCGATCCTCCAACAAGGCCTTCCCGTTTCCCAAGGCTTCCCCAATTGGCGTTCCTCATCGACACAGCAACTCCAAATTCTCCTCAACCTCCCCGCCTCATCGATTCTGCGTCGCGTCTCCAACGGGCCCTTCTGGCCACCTTCGTGGGGTCCAGCACCGCCCGACCCGACCCGACTCATTGCCCGATTGTTGCATGATGCACCGCCGCTCGTTCCGATTTACCGCCATTGTTACATTCCCTCCTCCCCCGACGCGGCCGGGAACCCTGTTTTTTACGTCGACAACGAAGGTGATGTTCGCTTGCTGAGCTTTGATGTGGCGGGGTTTTTTCGGGAGTTTCTGGCGCGGGGGCCGGAGGAGCCGGTGTGGGCGGCAAAGGAGGCGAGGAGGGTGAGGTTCTGGTCGGAGGTGGCGAACGGGCGGTGCGgggggtggtggtggtggggcGGCGAGAAGGGGGAGCTGGGAGGGTGTCTGGAGAGATTGGTGTGGAAATTACGCGAGGGAGGGTGGACGGAAGAGGAGATAGGGGAGATGATGGCGGTGGAAGAAGAGAACAAGTTGAAATTCAATGACAAAGAGGCAATGGCGTGGCACGTCAGAGTGTTGTCCTTGGTTTTGCTGCGTGGGGGATGGAACAGGGAGGATGTGGTCTATTCCCTGGGTGTCGTTGCTCATCAAGATCAACTCAACGCCTTCTAA